The sequence below is a genomic window from Paenibacillus sp. DCT19.
GTTAAGAAACTAGCAGAGAGCCTAAGCTTATTGGAAGAAGAAATCGATACCTCTATGCCCATCGTGTATGGAAGTACTGGAACATGGACGTTACTAGTGCCTATTAGAAACTTAGAGAGCTTTAACAGAATGCAATCTAATAATGAGATTTTCCCAGAAATCTTGATGGAGAATCCAAGGTCTTCTGTGCATCCTTTTGGATTAGAAACAGTTAAGCAAGAGGCAATGATGCATGCAAGGCACTTTTCTTCACCGTATTCAGGTACGATTGAAGATGCGATAACAGGAACCGCATCTGGCGTGATGGGAGCTTATTATTTGACATACCTTGATCAAGAAGCGTCTAACATAGAGTTCATCGTGGAACAGGGTACAGAAGTGCATAAAGATGGACAAGTGTTGGTAAATGTAAGTCGTAGGCAGGAAGGTATAGACGTGTATATCTCGGGAACAGGGGTCTATGTTCGTGAGCTTCATGTTGAATTTGATGGTTAATTGATGATTCTCTAAAATGCAATGCAGCGGATTGGAAAGCGACTCCTATTCAGAAGGGCGTGACATGCATTTGGTCAATCAAGACATACTATCTCAAGCGGCAATAGCTTTTGGAATTAACCCTATTTCATTGGAGTTTGTGAGTAATTCAACGAACGAAGTCTATAAATACATTAACAATAATCAGATGTACTATCTACGATTATCCGAAAAATCCATTGAATACGAGATGAGCATTCAGGCTGAAGTTCACTGGGTTCGTTTCTTGGCTATGAACGGTATTCGTGTTTCTTTACCTCTATTAACAGTAGAAGGAAGCTTGACGGCCGTATGTAGAGATCATGAGAAATGTTATATTGCTACTGTGTTTGAAGGAGTTTCGGGGAAGTTTTTTGATTCAGATCCACAAGCATGGGACTCACCCTTATTTAAACAATGGGGTGCGACAATGGGACATATGCACAAGTTAACTAGCTCATTATACGAGCCTATGGATTCACAACATACGAGAGTGAAGTGGAGCACGCTAGACATTGATAACCCGCATTTACATAAAGGCAACTACGCTGTGCTTGTAAATAAACTTAGAGCAATTGAGCAGGAATTGATGTCGTTACCTACAAACCCTGAAGCATATGGGCTAATCCATTATGACTTTCATCCTTATAATTTTCTAATTGAACATGGAGAAATCAATGTATTTGATTTTGATGATTCATTGTACGGTTGGTACGCGATGGATATTGGTGTAGCAGCTACACACGCTGTATGGTGGGGTTCAGATCATTCAGAGTGGCGTTCCAAGAACGAATTCTCCAAGCATTTCTTAACTGCGTTTCTAGAAGGTTATCTGGAGCAGAATAATCTAGATGATCAATGGATTAAGAGGATTCCTTTATTCATGGAATATCGGAATATCAGTTCTTTCTTCTGGTGGCTGAAGGATTGGGATGGGGATGAAGGAAAACTGAGTGAGTCTCAGAATAATGCAATTACTGACGCAGTTGCGCGGATTCAGTCGAATCAAACATTTGATGGGTGCGATTTAGAGTTATGACGTTGAAGGAGTTGAATTGAATGATTCTAGGACTGTATGAAGCTCATTTACCGATAAGTGATAAAAATAGATCGATCGATTTTTATTCAAAACTAGGACTGGAGCTTGCCTGGGAAGATGAAGATACGGCCTTTTTCTGGATTGAGAAAGAGAAGAGCTGGTTAGGTCTGTGGGAAGGGGAAGAACATCGGCTTCCATATCATCCTTCGATCAGACATATTGCATTCAGAGTAAGTTATGAGGAACTGAAACATAGTATAACTTGGCTCAAAACGATTGGTGTTGAACCCGTTCCTTTTGGGCGAAGAAGTTCAGTTGAACCTTTTGTACGTGCAAATCAAGGGAATGCTTCCGTATACTTTAACGATCCTGATGGGAATAGTCTTGAGTTGATGTGTTTTGTGCCTGTTCCTGAAAAGTTCAAATCTATAACAGATAAACTATCATTTGAACAATGGGAAGCTATGATCCGGGAGGAAGAACAATGACCATGTTTCCTTTTCAAGTTAATGAATCAATCTTAATTAATATAATTCAACCTAAAGATCGAGATGAATTGTACTCATTAATTGATGAAAATAGAGCACATCTTCGAAAATGGCTATTGTGGGTCGATAAACGAAAGTCTCCATCCGACTTAGATTCTGTTATAGCGATGTGGGCACAAAATGTTGAAAAGAGAAACGGATTTGATGCAGGAATATGGTACAACCATAAGTTGGTTGGAATGATCGGGCTACACTACATTGATTGGAAGAACAAAGAAACAAGCATTGGGTATCTTTTATCGGAGTCAGTCGAAGGTCGTGGAATTATATCAACATCGATCAAGGCATTGTTGGGTTATTTTTTTACTGAATTCAAGTTAAATCGCGTCATCATTCAATGTGCAGAAACGAATCTAAGAAGTCGAGCTATTCCAGAACGTATTGGTTTTGTAAAGGAAGGCATTTCAAGAGAAGCTCAGTGGTTATACAATCATTATGAGAACATTGTGACTTATAGTATGCTATCGAGTGAATGGAATAAGTAACATTGCTTCTATTTTTCTGAAGAAACCCGTCGCTTAACAATCAATTTGCTGCGAAGGAGAACAAAATGAATCGAATATTGGTGATTGGATCAGGTGGATCTGGTAAATCAACGCTTTCCAAAAAGTTGGGTAACATTCTTAATCTGCCTGTTATTCATTTAGATGCTTTCTTCTGGAATCCAAACTGGGTTCCTAAACCTAATGATGAGTGGGATCAGGTGATTGAAGAGTTTACAAACCAAGATCAATGGATCATGGACGGTAACTATTCAAGGACAATGAATACTAGGATGGAGAGAGCCGATGTCATTATCTTTTTGGATATGCCAAGGCTCTTATGCTGTTATCGAATTATCAAGCGGCGCTTGATGTACCATAACAAGAGTAGACCCGATATGAATGAAGGATGTAATGAAAAGTTGGATTGGGAATTCGTGAAATGGGTCTGGAATTATAAGAAAAGAAGTGGAATGAACGTTCTGAAGAAGCTCGAACATATGCAGGGAGATAAACAAGTCATTATTTTAAATACTAGAAAACAAGTAGATGAATTTATAGGCAGAGTAGAGAATGATAGAGGAATACAGATAACAATGTGAGGACGTTGATATTTTTTGACCATTGCAGCAATAATTATAGCCCCTACAGATCAAGGCTTTTGTGTCCCCGTTTCAACAGAAAGTTTCTTCAAAAGATGCTGGATACCTGGAATACAAAGTCTACAATTAGAGATGGTATCTTATTTCGCTGACCCAGGAATAGATCTGACGAAGGAGCATTTCCCGGAATTAGTTAGAGAATTAAGTCTATTAAGAGAATGGGCGAATAAAAGTTTGGAGGAGAAAGACGCGACATTTCTAATAGGTAGGGTGGATTTTCTTATCCAGAAGATGACAGAGGTCTTTAATGATGAAGCAGTTATTCTGTATATTGGTTAATGAAGAGTAACAATTTCAAGAAAAGAAGGTGTGCT
It includes:
- a CDS encoding PhzF family phenazine biosynthesis isomerase, yielding MPIIQVLHYDAFSSEPNMGNPAGVVLEADHLSERAMQSIARSVGFNETVFVVRSSQADYRLRYFTPGHEINLCGHATMASMYCLKTRGHIKASQNALTIETNVGILPITTDYINNELMVTMKQDHPQFFPFQGSVKKLAESLSLLEEEIDTSMPIVYGSTGTWTLLVPIRNLESFNRMQSNNEIFPEILMENPRSSVHPFGLETVKQEAMMHARHFSSPYSGTIEDAITGTASGVMGAYYLTYLDQEASNIEFIVEQGTEVHKDGQVLVNVSRRQEGIDVYISGTGVYVRELHVEFDG
- a CDS encoding phosphotransferase enzyme family protein, whose amino-acid sequence is MHLVNQDILSQAAIAFGINPISLEFVSNSTNEVYKYINNNQMYYLRLSEKSIEYEMSIQAEVHWVRFLAMNGIRVSLPLLTVEGSLTAVCRDHEKCYIATVFEGVSGKFFDSDPQAWDSPLFKQWGATMGHMHKLTSSLYEPMDSQHTRVKWSTLDIDNPHLHKGNYAVLVNKLRAIEQELMSLPTNPEAYGLIHYDFHPYNFLIEHGEINVFDFDDSLYGWYAMDIGVAATHAVWWGSDHSEWRSKNEFSKHFLTAFLEGYLEQNNLDDQWIKRIPLFMEYRNISSFFWWLKDWDGDEGKLSESQNNAITDAVARIQSNQTFDGCDLEL
- a CDS encoding VOC family protein, producing MILGLYEAHLPISDKNRSIDFYSKLGLELAWEDEDTAFFWIEKEKSWLGLWEGEEHRLPYHPSIRHIAFRVSYEELKHSITWLKTIGVEPVPFGRRSSVEPFVRANQGNASVYFNDPDGNSLELMCFVPVPEKFKSITDKLSFEQWEAMIREEEQ
- a CDS encoding GNAT family N-acetyltransferase, producing MTMFPFQVNESILINIIQPKDRDELYSLIDENRAHLRKWLLWVDKRKSPSDLDSVIAMWAQNVEKRNGFDAGIWYNHKLVGMIGLHYIDWKNKETSIGYLLSESVEGRGIISTSIKALLGYFFTEFKLNRVIIQCAETNLRSRAIPERIGFVKEGISREAQWLYNHYENIVTYSMLSSEWNK
- a CDS encoding DNA topology modulation protein, with translation MNRILVIGSGGSGKSTLSKKLGNILNLPVIHLDAFFWNPNWVPKPNDEWDQVIEEFTNQDQWIMDGNYSRTMNTRMERADVIIFLDMPRLLCCYRIIKRRLMYHNKSRPDMNEGCNEKLDWEFVKWVWNYKKRSGMNVLKKLEHMQGDKQVIILNTRKQVDEFIGRVENDRGIQITM